Genomic segment of Bacteroides stercoris ATCC 43183:
GGGTGCAGACCTTCCCTCGCTAACTACCGGCCTGCGCGGACTTGCCTATTGGGAGATAGAAGTAACCGGTCCGAACCGCGACCTGCACTCCGGACATTTCGGCGGTGCGGTGGCCAACCCCATCAATGTGCTTTGCGGAATGATAAGCAAGGTGACGGATGCCGACGGACGTATCACTGTTCCCGGCTTCTACGACGATGTGGAAGAAGTGCCGCAGGCGGAACGTGAAATGATAGCGCACATCCCGTTCGACGAGGAGAAATACAAAAAGGCTATCGGCGTAAACGCCCTTTTCGGTGAAAAAGGATACAGCACGCTGGAGCGCAACAGTTGCCGTCCGTCTTTCGATGTATGCGGCATCTGGGGCGGCTATACGGGCGAAGGTTCTAAAACCGTACTACCCTCCAAGGCATACGCCAAAGTATCCTGCCGACTGGTTCCGCATCAGGATCATCACAAGATTTCGCAACTGTTTGCCGATTACATCATGGCTATCGCCCCCGATACCGTACAGGTAAAAGTCACCCCCATGCACGGCGGGCAGGGATACGTATGCCCCATCACGCTCCCGGCATACCAGGCTGCGGAGAAAGGCTTCGCCAAAGCTTTCGGCAAAAAGCCGTTGGCAGTACGTCGCGGTGGCAGTATTCCCATTATCTCCACATTCGAGCAGGTATTGGGCATCAAAACCATACTGATGGGATTCGGTCTAGAGTCCAACGCCATCCATTCTCCCAACGAGAACATTCCGTTGGATATACTGCGCAAAGGAATCGAGGCGGTTGTTGAATTCCATCTGAACTACTGACACCTGAAAAGATTTCAGAGCAGCAACCGGAAAATACGGAAAGAATTATAACCGGATATAACTTTACTCGAACGGCTTGCGGAATGTACAACCGCTTTTCCATTCGGAACAACCGTAAGCCGTTTTTCCTTTAATAACCGTTCCTTTTCCGCAAAGTGGGCAAGGTTGGCCTACCAGCGCATCGGCAGGCTGGTTCTCACCGGCTGCCTGCTCCGTTTTCTTCGTTGCAGACTTCCGCGGCGCTCTTTTCTTCGGTTCTTTCTTCGGTTTATCGGATGCGGCAGCGGCTTTTTCTCCCTTACCCTTTTCCGGCACGGGAGCCTGTATTGTGATATGACGGTTGCTGTTATCGGAAAGTACACTCATCACAATCTCCGATACCATCTGCTTCAACTCCTCCAAAAACTGTCCGGCATTATAGGTACGCTTCTCTATTTCACGCAACTTCTTTTCCCATATACCCGTCAGTTCGGCAGATTTCAACAACTCTTCGTGGATAATCTGAATCAGTTCCACACCCGTAGGGGTAGCTATCAGGTTCTTTTTCTCCTTACGGATATAGTTGCGCTTGAAGAGCGTCTCGATAATGGCGGCACGCGTGGAAGGACGGCCGATACCGTTCTCTTTCAAGGCATCGCGCAGTTCGTCGTTGTCCACCAGCTTGCCGGCAGTTTCCATGGCGCGCAGCAAGGTGGCTTCGGTGTACGGACGCGGCGGTTGCGTCCACTTCTCGTACAGGTCGGGCAGGTGCGGGCCGCTCTCTCCCACCACAAAGGCGGGGAGCACATTCTCTTCTTCGCCGCCCTTCTCCTCTTTTTCCTCCTGCGACTGTGCCGAGGGCGTGCCGAATACCACACGCCAGCCGGGTTCCAGTATCTGCTTGCCCGAAACCTTAAACTCTATCTGCTCCACCTCGCCTATTACGGTGGTTGTAGCGAACAGACAGTCCGGATAGAACACGGCAATGAAACGGCGTGCAATCAGGTCGAATACGCGGCGCTCCATATCCGTCAGGTTCTGGGGCGGCTGGCCGGTAGGAATGATGGCATGGTGGTCCGTCACTTTCGAGTTGTCGAACACCTTCTTCGACTTCGGCAGAGTAGCCCCGTCCAACGGAGCAGTCAACGCCTGGTAATCGCGCAGCCCCTTCAGTATGCCGGGACATTTGGGATAGATGTCGTCACTCAGAAAAGTGGTATCTACACGCGGATAGGTCGTTACTTTCTTTTCGTAAAGCGACTGGATGGTTTTCAGCGTCTCATCGGCAGAGAAAGCGAATTTCCGGTTGCACTCCACCTGCAGGGACGTCAGGTCGAACAGACGGGGCGGAGCCTCTTTCCCGTTCTTGCGGGTAACGTTCGTTATGGTAAAAAGAGAATTCTTTATCTGTTCCAGCAAAGCCTCACCCCGTTCCCGGTCTGTGATAGGTTCTATTCCCCGGTTATCTTCGGGTTTGGCAGCTTTGGCGGTTGCCCCTTCTTTCTGTTTTTCCGCTTCCAGCACCAGTTCCTCATCGCTCTTGCGGAGAATGGCGGAGAAGGTGGTGTCGCGATACACCGTCTTCAGTTCCCAGTATTGCTTGGGAACGAAGTTCTGTATTTCGAGCTGTCGGTTTACGATGAGCGCGAGCGTAGGCGTCTGCACACGTCCGATGGAAAGTACCTGCCGGTTCTGCCCGTACTTCATGGTGTACAGGCGGGTGGCGTTCATGCCCAACAGCCAGTCGCCGATGGCACGCGAAAGCCCCGCCTCGTACAACGGCTGGAAATCGGACGCATCCCTCAGTTTGGCAAACCCTTCGCGGATGGCTTCTTCCGTCAGCGAGGAAATCCACAGACGCTTCACCGGACAACGCGCACCGGCTTTCTGCATCACCCAACGCTGAATCAACTCTCCCTCCTGTCCGGCATCACCGCAGTTTATAATCATGTCGGCATGCTGCATGAGGTTCTCGATTACGTGGAACTGGCGTTCGTAGGTAGGGTTGCTGATAAGCTTGATGCCGAAGCGGGGCGGAACCATAGGCAGGCTGCCCAAGCTCCACGACTTCCAGTTGGGTGTGTATTCGTGCGGTTCCTTAAGGGTACAGAGATGCCCGAACGTCCAGGTCACCTGGTATCCGTTTCCCTCGATGTACCCGTCTTTCTTATCTTTCGCTCCGAGTACATCGGCTATGTCACGCGCCACGGAAGGCTTTTCGGCAATACAAACTATCATTCGCTTTTCTTTTTTTAGGCAATGCAAAGATAATGCAAAAATTCGATTAAGCGAGCCGGGGAAGGAAGTTGTTCTTGTTTCAGACACAGAGATGCAGAGACACAGAGTCTTAAAAACGGCTCTTTTCATGTAAGGCTGTTCCTCTCCCTGTCCCCTCTCCTGCTCTGTTTTTCCGCATCTCCGCGTTCACATCCCTCCCTGCGTTTCAGTGCCTCCGTATCCCTCTTTTAGCACAAAATTAAAACAGAACTATACAAAATTAGCAATCAAATAAACATTCCGTACCATAAAAAAAACATTAGAGTCCGCAGATACATGGAAAAAGGCGTAATTTAGCAATCGAGGAACAGTCTCCGAAAAAACAATTATAAAACTAATAATATGGTAAAACAAATCTCAGTGAAGCACATAGCCTGCCTATCCCTGCTCAGTACATCAATGGCACACGCTGCCGAACGTCCCAACATCATCTACATCTTTACCGACCAGCATACGGCAAACGCCATGAGCTGCGCCGGAAACCCGGACTTGCACACGCCCAATCTGGACAGACTGGCTGCCGCCGGTATCATGTTCCAGAATGCTTACTGTACCGCACCGCTCAGCGGCCCTTCACGCGGCGCCATGTTCACGGGATGCTACCCAGGCACAACAGGACTGTTGGTCAACGGTGCTCCGCTACAAGAATCACTCCAGACGCGAACCCTGGGCACACTGGTAAAAAATGCTGGATACGAATGCGCCTACGGCGGCAAATGGCATGTGCCCGAACTCGATATTCCGGATAAAGTGCGAGGATTCGACCAAATTTACAAACACAGCGATGACGGACTGGCAGAAGCATGTGTGGAATTCCTTTCGCGCAAACACAACAAGCCTTTCTTCCTGGTAGCTTCTTATGACAATCCGCATAATATCTGCGAATATGCACGCAGCCAGAATCTTCCCTACGGCAACCTGGACATACCCGAAATACGCAATTGTCCGGGACTTCCCCCTAACTTTGCCAAGAACCCATACGATGCCGATGTCATCGAGAAAGAAAGGGAAAACAATTTCAACGTCTACCCCACCGCCACTTTCACCCCCGAAGACTGGCGTATGTACCGCTACACATACTATCGCCTCGTAGAGAAAGTAGACCGTGAAATCGGCAAGATTGTAGATGCCATCGACAAGAATAACTTGTGGGAAAATACCGTCGTTATCTTCTCCAGCGACCACGGAGACGGAATAGGCGCCCACCACTGGAACCAGAAATCGGCCCTGTACGAGGAAGTGGTAAACATCCCGTTCATCGTAACCCTGCCCGGCAAGAAACATGCCGGCACGAAGCTGCCGCAGCTCATCAGTAACGGTGTAGACTTCTTCGCTACCGTTTGCGACTGGGCAGGCGCCAAACTGACGGAAGACGCTGACGGAAAGTCGTTCCGCAAAATAGCCGAAGAAGGCAATCCGCAAGCTCCCCACCAGGAGTATGTCATTACCGAAACACAATTCGACGGCAGCAAGACACGGGGCTGGATGGTACGCACCGCACGCTACAAATATGTATTGTACGACAAAGGAAGACACCGCGAACAACTGTTCGACATGCAGAACGACCGGGGCGAGACAAGAAACCTGATGATGGAGAACGCCTATACAAAAGTGGCGCAGGAACATCGTGATATTCTTGAGAAATTCATGAATAGCCATAAAATCAGACCGACGCGTCCCAAATTGCACGACGTGCCGGGAAAGGTGCTCACAAAAGCAACCAAACATTAATCCGCCATCAGACCAGGAATCAATAAACTTATATAATGCTGTATATGAACAAAATAGTATCCACCATCATTTTCTTCAGTCTTGCAGCCACTGCACAGGCGCAAACGGCCGGAGAAGCCACCATCAGGCTCACCGACACAACGCTGATGCACGAAATGCGTGCAACTCCCTCGCCGCTGGACGGCGCTGAAATCAGCGACCGTGCCGTGTCCTTCCAATGGCCGCTGCCGGCAGGTCTCAACATCCTGCGAAGCGGACTGGACGGTGCGGAAGAGAACACCCCCAAAAAAGAAACAGACAAAAGCAAGCTACGCTACTTCCTGCGCTACTCGCAAACTCCGGCATTCAAGCCGAAAGCGACCGTACAAGCCGATACGCGCTGGCCGTTCTTCAACCCCAAACAGGATTTGGCTCCGGGCACATGGTACTGGCAATACGGCTATGTTACGGACGGAAAGACCGAATGGAGCGATACGCTGCAATTTACGGTAAAGAACAATCCCCGGAAGTTCTGCCCGCCCGCACTGGATGCCGTACTTAAGAACCTGCCTGCCCACCACCCCCGCGTATGGCTCGACAGGGACGAATGGGACGGTTTCATAAAGCGCAGCGAGGGCAAAACCGAACGCAAGACTTACCTCAAACGTGCCGACAAAGTACTTGCCACCCCGATGAAGTCGGTAAACGACATTAACTCGGACCTGGCAAAAGGACTGACCAACGAGGTGCAGAAAAATGCCATGCTCACCCGCGAAAGCCGCCGCATCATCGACAGCGAAGAAGCGAATACCGACGTACTTATCCGCGCCTACCTGCTCACCAAAGACCGCCGCTATGCCGACGAAGCCGTGAAGCGCGTCAAGGAGATGGCCACCTGGGGAGACAACAAAAACGTAGTGGGCGACTTCAACGAAGCCACCCTGCTCTCGCTCTGCTCCATGGCATACGACGCACTGTACGATGTTCTGGACAATGCCACGCGCAGATTCCTGCTGAACGAAATAAAGGAATTCGGCAACAGCATGTACATGCACGACATCAACCGCCTGGAAAACCACATCGCCGACAACCATGTGTGGCAGATGACTTTCCGCATCCTCACCATGGCAGCCTTTACCGTTTACGGTGAACTGCCCGAAGCCGATGCGTGGACGGACTATTGCTATAACCTGTGGCTCGCCCGCTTCCCCGGTCTGAACAAGGACGGAGCCTGGCACAACGGCGACTCCTACTTCCACGTCAACATCCGTACACTTGTGGAAGTGCCCTATTTCTATACCCGCCTCACCGGCTTCAACTATTTCTCCGACCCCTGGTATCAGGGAAATGCCCTGTACGTCATCTACCAGCAGCCGCCATTCTCCAAATCGGGCGGCAACGGCAGCTCGCACCAGAAGATACTTACCCCGAGCGGTACGCGTGTTGGCTACGCCGATGCTCTGGCGCGTATGACCGGCAATACATTTGCCGCAGATTACGTGCGCCACATCAGCGCCCGCCAGCCCGACATACTCGAACAGGGAAGCACCTCGAAAGCCGGCGGCCTTGCATGGTTCCGCCTGCAATGCGACAAGCCCTTGCCGGACGGGCCGGGTTTGAAAGACCTTCCCATGGGACATGTATTCCCGCAGAGCGGACTGGCCTCGTTCTCCACCAACCTGGACGATACCCGCAAAAGCGCCATGCTCAGCTTCCGCAGCAGTCCTTACGGCAGTACCTCGCACGCCATAGCCAACCAGAATGCTTTCAATACTTTCTGGAACGGCCAGTCGCTCTTTTACAGTAGCGGACACCATACCAGCTTTACCGACATACACGGCGTTTACTGCCACCGCGCCACCCGCGCCCACAACACCATTCTGGTGAACGGCATGGGACAACGCATCGGAACGGAAGGTTACGGCTGGATTCCCCGTTACTATGTCAGCGACAATATCAGCTATGTGGCAGGCGATGCTTCCAATGCTTACGGAAAGGTTATCTCGCCGCTCTGGTTGCTGCGCGGCAAACAGAGCAACCTGGAATTTTCTCCTGAAAACGGTTGGGACGATACCAGCCTGAAAATCTTCCGCCGCCACATCGTAACTTTAGGCAAAAGCGGTTATTCCTTTATATACGACGAGCTGGAAGCCGAAGAGCCCGTGACCTGGAGCTACCAGCTACATACGGTTACCAACCCTATGAATGTGAACAAGACCCGGGAATACGTACACATACGGGCCACCAGCAAGGACGGTGCGTCCGATGCCTATCTCTTCTCCTCCGGAACGCTGGAGACGGATACGACCTCCCGGTTCTTCGTACCTGCCGTCAACTGGCTGCGTGCCGATGAAAAGGGGCACTTCGCACCCTATCCCAACCACTGGCACTTCACCGCAA
This window contains:
- a CDS encoding dipeptidase produces the protein MEIKKYIAENESGMLEELFSLIRIPSISAKPEHHDDMLACAERWAQLLLAAGADEALVMPSAGNPIVFGQKIVDPKAKTVLIYAHYDVMPAEPLELWKSNPFEPEVRDGHIWARGADDDKGQSFIQVKAFEYLVKNNLLTHNVKFIFEGEEEIGSPSLEGFCREHKELLKADVILVSDTSMLGADLPSLTTGLRGLAYWEIEVTGPNRDLHSGHFGGAVANPINVLCGMISKVTDADGRITVPGFYDDVEEVPQAEREMIAHIPFDEEKYKKAIGVNALFGEKGYSTLERNSCRPSFDVCGIWGGYTGEGSKTVLPSKAYAKVSCRLVPHQDHHKISQLFADYIMAIAPDTVQVKVTPMHGGQGYVCPITLPAYQAAEKGFAKAFGKKPLAVRRGGSIPIISTFEQVLGIKTILMGFGLESNAIHSPNENIPLDILRKGIEAVVEFHLNY
- a CDS encoding DNA topoisomerase 3 codes for the protein MIVCIAEKPSVARDIADVLGAKDKKDGYIEGNGYQVTWTFGHLCTLKEPHEYTPNWKSWSLGSLPMVPPRFGIKLISNPTYERQFHVIENLMQHADMIINCGDAGQEGELIQRWVMQKAGARCPVKRLWISSLTEEAIREGFAKLRDASDFQPLYEAGLSRAIGDWLLGMNATRLYTMKYGQNRQVLSIGRVQTPTLALIVNRQLEIQNFVPKQYWELKTVYRDTTFSAILRKSDEELVLEAEKQKEGATAKAAKPEDNRGIEPITDRERGEALLEQIKNSLFTITNVTRKNGKEAPPRLFDLTSLQVECNRKFAFSADETLKTIQSLYEKKVTTYPRVDTTFLSDDIYPKCPGILKGLRDYQALTAPLDGATLPKSKKVFDNSKVTDHHAIIPTGQPPQNLTDMERRVFDLIARRFIAVFYPDCLFATTTVIGEVEQIEFKVSGKQILEPGWRVVFGTPSAQSQEEKEEKGGEEENVLPAFVVGESGPHLPDLYEKWTQPPRPYTEATLLRAMETAGKLVDNDELRDALKENGIGRPSTRAAIIETLFKRNYIRKEKKNLIATPTGVELIQIIHEELLKSAELTGIWEKKLREIEKRTYNAGQFLEELKQMVSEIVMSVLSDNSNRHITIQAPVPEKGKGEKAAAASDKPKKEPKKRAPRKSATKKTEQAAGENQPADALVGQPCPLCGKGTVIKGKTAYGCSEWKSGCTFRKPFE
- a CDS encoding sulfatase, with protein sequence MVKQISVKHIACLSLLSTSMAHAAERPNIIYIFTDQHTANAMSCAGNPDLHTPNLDRLAAAGIMFQNAYCTAPLSGPSRGAMFTGCYPGTTGLLVNGAPLQESLQTRTLGTLVKNAGYECAYGGKWHVPELDIPDKVRGFDQIYKHSDDGLAEACVEFLSRKHNKPFFLVASYDNPHNICEYARSQNLPYGNLDIPEIRNCPGLPPNFAKNPYDADVIEKERENNFNVYPTATFTPEDWRMYRYTYYRLVEKVDREIGKIVDAIDKNNLWENTVVIFSSDHGDGIGAHHWNQKSALYEEVVNIPFIVTLPGKKHAGTKLPQLISNGVDFFATVCDWAGAKLTEDADGKSFRKIAEEGNPQAPHQEYVITETQFDGSKTRGWMVRTARYKYVLYDKGRHREQLFDMQNDRGETRNLMMENAYTKVAQEHRDILEKFMNSHKIRPTRPKLHDVPGKVLTKATKH
- a CDS encoding DUF4962 domain-containing protein; amino-acid sequence: MNKIVSTIIFFSLAATAQAQTAGEATIRLTDTTLMHEMRATPSPLDGAEISDRAVSFQWPLPAGLNILRSGLDGAEENTPKKETDKSKLRYFLRYSQTPAFKPKATVQADTRWPFFNPKQDLAPGTWYWQYGYVTDGKTEWSDTLQFTVKNNPRKFCPPALDAVLKNLPAHHPRVWLDRDEWDGFIKRSEGKTERKTYLKRADKVLATPMKSVNDINSDLAKGLTNEVQKNAMLTRESRRIIDSEEANTDVLIRAYLLTKDRRYADEAVKRVKEMATWGDNKNVVGDFNEATLLSLCSMAYDALYDVLDNATRRFLLNEIKEFGNSMYMHDINRLENHIADNHVWQMTFRILTMAAFTVYGELPEADAWTDYCYNLWLARFPGLNKDGAWHNGDSYFHVNIRTLVEVPYFYTRLTGFNYFSDPWYQGNALYVIYQQPPFSKSGGNGSSHQKILTPSGTRVGYADALARMTGNTFAADYVRHISARQPDILEQGSTSKAGGLAWFRLQCDKPLPDGPGLKDLPMGHVFPQSGLASFSTNLDDTRKSAMLSFRSSPYGSTSHAIANQNAFNTFWNGQSLFYSSGHHTSFTDIHGVYCHRATRAHNTILVNGMGQRIGTEGYGWIPRYYVSDNISYVAGDASNAYGKVISPLWLLRGKQSNLEFSPENGWDDTSLKIFRRHIVTLGKSGYSFIYDELEAEEPVTWSYQLHTVTNPMNVNKTREYVHIRATSKDGASDAYLFSSGTLETDTTSRFFVPAVNWLRADEKGHFAPYPNHWHFTATSDKQKVYRFATIVYTHAKENDAENAQAAPRKLKDGSIQIGDWNIKANISTAGKPSFEVRNTRKDCDASISYKDYGATVIHDNGKKTELKDEVPELEI